One Helicobacter cetorum MIT 00-7128 DNA window includes the following coding sequences:
- the hemL gene encoding glutamate-1-semialdehyde 2,1-aminomutase, with protein MELLHSINDFNEAKQVIAGGVNSPVRAFKSVNGTPPFILKGKGAYLYDVDNNHYIDFVQSWGPLIFGHANEEIEESIINALKKGTSFGAPTELETTLAKEIITSYDGLDKVRLVNSGTEATMSAIRLARAFSQKDDLIKFEGCYHGHSDSLLVKAGSGCATFSTPSSLGVPSDFSKHTLVARYNDLNSVEECFKKGNVGCVIIEPIAGNMGLVPAKKEFLLGLKALCEKHQAVLILDEVMSGFRASLSGSQEFYNIVPDLVTFGKVIGAGLPLACFGGRAEIMDLLSPVGGVYQAGTLSGNPLAVSAGLSALYKLKRDKTLYARLNALAIRLTQGLKESAKNYNIALQTLNRGSMFGFFFNENEVCDFDDALKSDTEMFAKFHQKMLKKGVYLACSSFETGFICEPMTEEMIDLVILKASESFDEIIKGV; from the coding sequence ATGGAGTTGTTGCATAGTATTAATGATTTTAATGAAGCTAAGCAAGTGATTGCTGGGGGGGTTAATTCACCTGTAAGGGCGTTTAAGAGTGTTAATGGCACTCCACCCTTTATCTTAAAAGGTAAGGGGGCGTATCTTTATGATGTAGATAATAATCACTATATAGATTTTGTGCAAAGTTGGGGGCCTTTGATTTTTGGGCATGCAAACGAAGAGATTGAAGAAAGCATCATCAACGCTTTAAAAAAGGGCACTTCTTTTGGAGCTCCTACAGAGTTAGAAACCACTTTAGCTAAGGAAATCATTACAAGTTATGATGGTTTAGATAAGGTGCGTTTAGTCAATAGTGGCACAGAAGCGACTATGAGTGCGATACGCCTTGCTAGAGCCTTTAGCCAAAAAGATGATTTGATTAAGTTTGAAGGGTGCTATCATGGGCATAGCGATTCATTGTTAGTTAAAGCAGGCAGTGGGTGTGCGACTTTTAGCACGCCATCATCTTTAGGCGTGCCAAGTGATTTTAGCAAACACACTTTAGTGGCTCGTTATAATGATTTAAACTCTGTAGAAGAATGCTTTAAAAAAGGTAATGTAGGTTGTGTTATCATTGAGCCCATTGCAGGGAATATGGGGTTAGTGCCGGCTAAAAAAGAGTTTTTGCTTGGTTTAAAAGCTTTGTGCGAAAAACATCAAGCGGTGTTGATTTTAGATGAAGTGATGAGTGGGTTTAGGGCTAGTCTTAGTGGTTCGCAAGAATTTTATAATATTGTGCCTGATTTAGTAACCTTTGGTAAGGTAATAGGTGCAGGGCTTCCTTTAGCGTGTTTTGGGGGGCGTGCTGAGATTATGGACTTGCTCTCGCCTGTTGGGGGCGTATATCAGGCTGGCACTTTAAGTGGTAACCCCTTAGCCGTGAGTGCGGGACTAAGTGCGTTATATAAACTTAAAAGAGATAAAACTCTATATGCTCGCTTGAATGCTCTAGCCATTCGTTTAACTCAAGGTTTAAAAGAGAGCGCCAAAAATTACAATATCGCTTTACAAACGCTTAATAGGGGGAGCATGTTTGGCTTTTTCTTTAACGAAAATGAGGTGTGTGATTTTGATGACGCTTTAAAAAGTGATACCGAGATGTTTGCAAAATTTCATCAAAAAATGCTTAAAAAAGGCGTGTATTTAGCATGTTCAAGCTTTGAAACCGGCTTTATTTGTGAGCCTATGACTGAAGAGATGATTGATTTGGTTATTTTAAAAGCTAGTGAGAGTTTTGATGAGATTATCAAGGGCGTGTGA
- a CDS encoding AtpZ/AtpI family protein: MKKPKYYKLIEGANYLSLGLSMVVAILIGVAIGYGLKKLTGISWLFWLGVVWGVLASFLNVYKAYKNMQKDYEELAKDPKYIHKTNI; this comes from the coding sequence GTGAAAAAGCCAAAATATTACAAGCTTATAGAAGGGGCGAATTACTTGAGCCTTGGATTGTCTATGGTGGTGGCAATTCTTATAGGCGTGGCGATTGGTTATGGGCTTAAAAAACTTACGGGTATTTCATGGCTTTTTTGGCTTGGGGTTGTTTGGGGCGTTTTAGCAAGTTTTTTGAATGTCTATAAGGCTTATAAGAACATGCAAAAAGACTATGAAGAATTAGCCAAAGACCCTAAATATATACATAAAACAAACATATGA
- the selB gene encoding selenocysteine-specific translation elongation factor: MEYLLVGVLGHIDHGKSSLIKAMNGFWGDSSKEEMRRSITIEPSFSHLELKNRMIAFVDTPGHESLISKTINASLSLDLSLLVVDINEGIMPQTNEHLLILNALNIPFLLVLNKCDLCQDLESKKAQILKNLPQSVGVVETSIYDSKSIENLKQALLNYKITNKNGNRDGFFRMYVDNVLHKHGYGTIILGTIYQGIIHKGDKIFINDLKKESVVRALQVHKVEVTNAQAHSRVALNLKNIETKELKNGMCLSPKAKMRGFDKIDIFTRTPLKHLQCVNIQISAKKSLARVLDLGGNFYTLELEEPFFVCFKDLGVVSVANRVVGGLEVLNPITDPLNKALKLELLKALKLDDFKKAFELLALGHLKGFGLGCVEQRFNLKLDEALEIAKETNLLLDEENVTLYSLKALERRIKFYRSKLSSSTLFGAGDFLSLQALETLRELGALDKKDGLYLKKGLKIDSIKNKLSQSMLELLENPTPLAPYNLYETLDLDKVTGDNLLKSLTKAKKVVRLNKNVFVGAITLSKILAQMRSIILKDGFIDVSNFKKHLEISRKYLINYLEYLDSFKDIKREKDRRYLG; encoded by the coding sequence TTGGAATACTTGCTTGTAGGGGTTTTAGGGCATATTGACCATGGAAAAAGCTCTCTCATTAAAGCGATGAATGGGTTTTGGGGGGATAGTTCTAAAGAAGAAATGAGACGCTCTATTACGATTGAGCCTAGCTTTTCGCACTTAGAGCTAAAAAACAGAATGATTGCTTTTGTGGATACGCCAGGGCATGAGAGCTTGATTTCTAAAACGATTAATGCGAGTTTGAGTTTGGATTTGAGTTTGTTAGTTGTGGATATTAATGAAGGGATTATGCCTCAAACTAACGAGCATTTGTTGATTTTAAACGCTTTAAACATTCCTTTTTTATTAGTGTTGAATAAATGCGATTTATGCCAAGATTTAGAGAGTAAAAAAGCTCAAATTCTAAAAAATCTTCCTCAAAGTGTGGGGGTTGTAGAAACAAGCATTTATGATAGTAAGAGCATAGAGAATTTAAAACAAGCCCTTTTGAATTATAAAATAACGAATAAAAATGGAAATAGAGACGGCTTTTTTAGAATGTATGTAGATAATGTGTTGCATAAGCATGGCTATGGCACGATTATTTTAGGCACTATTTATCAAGGCATTATCCATAAGGGCGATAAGATTTTCATTAATGATTTGAAAAAAGAAAGTGTAGTGAGAGCCTTACAAGTGCATAAAGTTGAAGTCACAAACGCACAAGCTCATAGTAGAGTGGCACTCAATCTTAAAAATATTGAGACTAAAGAGCTTAAAAATGGCATGTGTTTAAGCCCTAAAGCTAAAATGCGTGGGTTTGATAAAATAGATATTTTTACTCGCACCCCCTTAAAACACTTGCAATGCGTGAATATTCAAATTAGTGCCAAAAAATCTCTTGCTAGAGTGCTAGATTTAGGCGGGAATTTTTATACTTTAGAATTAGAAGAGCCCTTTTTTGTGTGTTTTAAGGATTTGGGGGTAGTTAGTGTGGCTAATAGGGTAGTGGGGGGCTTAGAAGTTTTAAACCCGATTACTGACCCTTTAAACAAGGCGTTAAAATTAGAGCTTTTAAAAGCCCTTAAACTTGATGATTTTAAGAAAGCTTTTGAATTGCTAGCCTTAGGGCATTTAAAAGGCTTTGGGCTAGGGTGTGTGGAGCAACGCTTTAATCTCAAATTAGATGAAGCTTTAGAGATTGCTAAAGAAACGAATTTGCTTTTAGATGAAGAAAATGTAACCTTGTATTCTTTGAAAGCCTTAGAAAGACGCATTAAATTCTATCGCTCTAAACTCTCTTCAAGCACTCTTTTTGGAGCGGGTGATTTTTTAAGCCTTCAAGCTTTAGAAACTTTAAGAGAACTAGGCGCATTAGACAAAAAAGATGGTTTGTATCTCAAAAAGGGCTTAAAGATAGATAGTATTAAAAATAAGCTCAGCCAAAGCATGCTTGAACTTTTAGAAAATCCCACGCCCCTAGCCCCCTATAATCTCTATGAGACTTTAGACTTGGATAAAGTTACGGGTGATAATTTATTAAAAAGCTTGACTAAGGCTAAAAAAGTGGTGCGATTGAATAAGAATGTGTTTGTGGGAGCCATAACGCTTAGCAAAATTTTAGCTCAAATGCGTTCTATCATTCTTAAAGATGGTTTTATAGATGTGAGTAATTTTAAAAAGCATTTAGAAATCTCTCGTAAATATTTAATCAACTACCTAGAATACTTGGATAGTTTTAAGGATATTAAGCGTGAAAAGGACAGGCGGTATTTGGGGTAA
- a CDS encoding restriction endonuclease has translation MHLRKKTEHLNKRKERLKTEQEKFEIKRQELEQEKKKLKMEKEALEWQQESFKKRTEYFKEKKEAFEAKKKELEQENQSLKSEIENLKLQNDLNLTLKDIDEMDGFEFEEYAKSFFVAKGFEVEITQKSGDYGADLICEKGDKRMAVQAKCYSQPVSIKAIQEVVGAKSHYGCQEACVITNNHFTKSAQNLANSNGVMLIGRGELARFIANKGLI, from the coding sequence ATGCACTTAAGGAAAAAGACAGAACATCTTAACAAAAGAAAAGAAAGATTAAAAACAGAACAAGAAAAATTTGAAATAAAGAGACAAGAATTAGAACAAGAAAAAAAGAAACTAAAAATGGAGAAAGAAGCACTTGAGTGGCAACAAGAAAGTTTTAAAAAAAGAACGGAATACTTCAAAGAGAAAAAAGAAGCGTTTGAGGCAAAGAAAAAAGAATTGGAACAAGAAAATCAATCTCTAAAATCAGAGATTGAAAACCTCAAACTACAAAACGACTTAAATCTTACTCTAAAGGATATTGATGAAATGGATGGATTTGAATTTGAGGAATACGCCAAATCCTTTTTTGTCGCCAAAGGATTTGAGGTTGAAATCACTCAAAAAAGTGGGGATTATGGAGCGGATTTAATCTGTGAAAAAGGAGATAAGAGAATGGCTGTGCAAGCCAAATGTTACTCCCAACCAGTTTCTATCAAGGCTATCCAAGAAGTTGTTGGGGCAAAGTCTCATTATGGTTGTCAAGAAGCTTGCGTGATTACCAACAACCACTTCACAAAGTCCGCACAAAATCTAGCCAATTCTAATGGGGTAATGCTTATTGGTAGAGGCGAGCTAGCACGATTCATTGCTAACAAAGGTTTAATTTAA